Proteins found in one Aspergillus chevalieri M1 DNA, chromosome 2, nearly complete sequence genomic segment:
- a CDS encoding uncharacterized protein (COG:S;~EggNog:ENOG410PV9D;~InterPro:IPR021842) — protein sequence MTPPPLPPANPDEHQYWTDPILCEETRTRLEHFRNLGWLPPNYKPKTLEGLAVVERYWRRYCAHSNEDYVEYLLSEDKAIYMNFLDWMSRTSREKRLQTYDEYWRRLCQYFGLFARQPVNHHVHEQMRRYLEQVFPAERKISCPRKRKRGDSFKSDLPQRISSDDLPNTICYRDIELFYLRDPDGGRDVLCAIIEFHNLKGRPEGADGTKFFMHGDYQLAYCPIAQIVSLAFRDDAFENELTSELIWRIKVPKRTRALPLRWKKDKLNLPLLRRVVRTPYGYGVHPTLPMTYDSSRLALKDLGEDRGFEDNLGHYNF from the exons ATGACGccgcctcctcttcctcctgcgAACCCCGACGAGCACCAGTACTGGACCGATCCTATCCTGTGCGAGGAGACTCGGACCAGACTTGAGCATTTCCGAAATCTGGGATGGCTTCCTCCTAACTACAAGCCCAAGACACTTGAAGGTCTTGCAGTTGTCGAACGGTACTGGCGAAG ATATTGTGCACATTCAAACGAGGACTATGTGGAATATCTACTCTCGGAAGATAAAGCCATCTATATGAACTTTCTTGACTGGATGTCAAGGACCTCGCGCGAGAAAAGACTTCAGACCtatgatgaatattggcgGCGCTTGTGCCAATATTTTGGTTTGTTTGCCCGCCAGCCTGTAAATCATCATGTTCATGAGCAGATGCGACGA TACCTTGAACAAGTTTTCCCTGCAGAGCGCAAGATCAGTTG TCCAAGAAAGCGCAAGCGGGGTGATTCATTTAAGAGTGATCTTCCTCAACGGATTTCGTCCGATGACCTTCCCAACACTATATGTTACAGGGATATCGAGCTCTTTTACCTCAGAGACCCAGATGGTGGTCGAGACGTTCTCTGTGCCATCATTGAATTTCATAATCTTAAGGGCCGGCCAGAGGGTGCTGATGG GACGAAGTTCTTCATGCATGGAGATTATCAATTGGCATATTGTCCAATCGCTCAAATTGTGTCACTGGCCTTCCGCGATGACGCTTTTGAAAACGAGCTGACCTCGGAGTTGATCTGGCGGATTAAGGTTCCGAAGCGTACCAGAGCTCTTCCACTTCGGTGGAAAAAGGATAAGTTGAACCTTCCGCTACTTCGACGTGTGGTTCGAACTCCATATGGCTATGGGGTTCATCCAACACTACCAATGACTTATGACTCGAGCCGGCTGGCACTCAAAGATCTGGGAGAGGACAGAGGATTTGAGGACAACCTAGGTCATTACAACTTCTGA
- a CDS encoding uncharacterized protein (COG:S;~EggNog:ENOG410PVJY) codes for MGVGIVSSMEHFNNRGFAEQHGPITKVVVWAWDRMDGFEIWYGGVGIRRLRVSLKSAKVSLWFAFLDISTNISIQFNSSSAVIPKVMYVYGWGSSEGIEQF; via the coding sequence ATGGGTGTCGGTATTGTCAGCAGTATGGAACACTTTAATAACCGTGGGTTCGCCGAGCAACACGGTCCTATCACCAAGGTCGTCGTCTGGGCCTGGGACCGCATGGATGGATTCGAGATCTGGTACGGGGGTGTGGGGATACGGAGGCTCAGAGTGTCCTTGAAGTCGGCGAAGGTGAGTCTGTGGTTTGCGTTTCTGGATATATCGACGAATATCTCGATTCAATTCAATTCTTCGTCAGCCGTGATTCCCAAGGTGATGTATGTGTATGGCTGGGGAAGCTCTGAGGGCATTGAACAGTTTTGA